One genomic window of Cellulophaga sp. Hel_I_12 includes the following:
- a CDS encoding RNA polymerase sigma factor: protein MKQVAFINLIMPFKDKLYRLAKRLLVSTEEAEDATQEVLLKLWSKKASIENYNNVEAFAMTMTKNFCLDRLKSKQAGNLKLVHSNYTDASRSLQNQLETKDSVTWVEKIMAELPEQQKMVLQLRDVEEYEFDEIAVMLDMKPTAIRVALSRARKTVREKLLEKHSYGIR from the coding sequence ATGAAACAAGTAGCATTTATAAACCTTATCATGCCATTTAAAGATAAATTATATCGCTTGGCTAAGCGTTTATTAGTTTCTACGGAAGAAGCAGAAGATGCTACCCAAGAGGTTTTATTAAAATTATGGTCAAAGAAGGCTAGCATAGAAAACTATAACAATGTAGAAGCATTTGCAATGACCATGACTAAAAATTTTTGTTTAGATCGTTTAAAATCTAAACAAGCTGGGAATTTAAAATTGGTACATAGCAATTATACAGACGCCTCTAGGTCTTTGCAAAACCAACTTGAAACCAAAGATAGCGTTACATGGGTTGAGAAAATTATGGCGGAATTACCCGAACAGCAAAAAATGGTATTACAATTGCGTGATGTAGAAGAATACGAGTTCGATGAAATTGCGGTGATGCTTGATATGAAACCCACGGCAATACGTGTAGCCTTATCAAGAGCGAGAAAAACAGTCAGAGAAAAATTATTAGAAAAACACAGCTATGGAATTAGATAA
- a CDS encoding SRPBCC family protein: MTLALYGISGIILLATVLIFLAPKTYEVSRSIEIFASKITVFDYVRYLKRQNEWSPWFKKDAHMNIRITGVDGQVGAINYWSGNKEVGEGEQEIMSIVDGEMVEMELRFYRPLKSISYCSLRVETITEAKTKVIWSFKGETNFPMNIFTLFVNMDKMVGTDFEEGLGTLKLIVERSWDA; this comes from the coding sequence ATGACTTTAGCACTTTATGGTATTTCAGGTATTATTTTACTAGCGACGGTATTGATATTTCTCGCCCCTAAAACCTATGAGGTGTCAAGATCAATAGAGATTTTTGCTTCAAAAATTACGGTGTTCGACTATGTACGTTATTTGAAAAGGCAAAATGAATGGTCGCCTTGGTTTAAAAAAGACGCTCATATGAACATAAGAATTACGGGTGTGGACGGACAAGTAGGGGCCATTAATTATTGGAGCGGAAATAAAGAGGTAGGTGAAGGCGAGCAAGAGATCATGAGCATCGTAGATGGCGAAATGGTGGAAATGGAACTTCGTTTTTACAGACCGCTCAAATCTATTTCGTATTGCAGCTTAAGAGTGGAAACTATTACAGAAGCAAAGACAAAAGTTATTTGGAGTTTTAAAGGAGAAACCAACTTTCCAATGAACATTTTTACACTTTTTGTAAATATGGATAAAATGGTCGGAACAGATTTTGAAGAGGGTTTAGGTACTTTAAAATTAATTGTAGAGCGTTCTTGGGATGCGTGA
- a CDS encoding DUF4252 domain-containing protein produces MKKSLLFIALLVLPSLGFSQDIFDKYAENNDVTYVAMQPKMFQMLAKMSISGDDPESKDFFSLVNSITSFKVITTESASISKDLDSWVAKKLSAATYQELMRVRDGDSNVKFYVKEGKDADHVKELLMLVTGLKDRKELQDVDMNGLKIETVLLSLTGDIDLKKIATLTDKMNLPGGKELGKASKKGK; encoded by the coding sequence ATGAAAAAGTCCCTATTATTTATTGCCTTACTCGTTTTGCCTAGTCTTGGTTTTAGTCAAGATATTTTTGACAAATACGCAGAAAATAACGATGTCACCTATGTTGCCATGCAGCCAAAAATGTTTCAAATGTTGGCTAAAATGAGTATTAGTGGTGATGATCCAGAATCTAAAGATTTTTTCTCTTTAGTCAATTCTATTACCAGTTTTAAGGTCATTACCACAGAAAGTGCTTCAATTTCAAAAGATTTAGATAGTTGGGTAGCCAAAAAGCTAAGTGCTGCTACCTACCAAGAGCTTATGAGAGTGCGTGACGGAGATTCGAATGTAAAATTTTACGTGAAGGAAGGTAAAGATGCAGACCATGTAAAAGAATTACTTATGCTGGTTACGGGATTAAAAGATCGCAAAGAACTGCAAGATGTGGACATGAACGGTCTAAAAATTGAAACTGTTCTATTGTCCTTAACAGGAGATATAGACTTAAAAAAAATTGCCACCTTAACCGATAAAATGAATTTACCAGGTGGAAAAGAATTAGGTAAAGCATCAAAAAAAGGAAAATAA
- a CDS encoding carboxypeptidase-like regulatory domain-containing protein, which yields MKSKFTLYFFLLFSVLISAQENDINEEGKEEIMTALVVNAQDGSLMESVHVINLNKVKGTITDEKGVFNIIASVNDTLYFSYIGFKSQKVRVTNDMFKFKDTKITLTELAYALEEVIVSSYNLTGYLEIDVKNLPVNDAYQYSISGLNTGYEAGKKNPSAVSKVLGAILNPADLLRNLFGKKPNQMRKLQQVKNDDAIKDLLASKFDRETLTELLQIEKVDIEDILNNCNYSKSFIRTANDLQILDAISGCYEDFKVLNRKK from the coding sequence ATGAAATCAAAATTTACACTCTATTTTTTCTTGCTATTTTCCGTATTAATTTCCGCTCAAGAAAATGACATAAACGAAGAAGGCAAAGAAGAAATAATGACCGCGCTTGTCGTAAATGCGCAAGACGGTTCACTAATGGAAAGTGTTCATGTGATCAACCTCAACAAAGTGAAAGGCACCATTACTGACGAAAAAGGTGTTTTTAATATTATAGCTTCTGTAAACGATACCTTGTACTTTAGTTATATTGGTTTTAAATCTCAAAAAGTAAGGGTAACCAATGACATGTTTAAATTTAAGGATACTAAAATTACCTTGACAGAACTTGCTTATGCCTTAGAAGAAGTCATTGTCAGCTCTTATAATTTAACGGGGTATCTTGAAATTGATGTTAAAAATCTTCCTGTTAACGATGCCTATCAGTACAGTATTTCTGGTTTAAATACGGGCTACGAAGCAGGTAAAAAAAATCCGAGTGCAGTGAGTAAAGTACTTGGAGCTATTTTAAATCCTGCTGATTTATTGCGTAACCTTTTTGGAAAAAAACCAAACCAAATGAGGAAATTACAACAAGTTAAGAATGATGATGCTATCAAAGATCTTCTAGCCTCAAAATTTGATAGAGAAACCTTAACGGAATTGCTTCAAATTGAAAAAGTAGATATTGAAGACATTTTGAACAACTGTAACTATTCAAAATCTTTCATAAGAACGGCAAACGATCTTCAAATCTTAGATGCGATAAGCGGATGCTACGAAGATTTTAAAGTACTAAATAGAAAAAAATAA
- a CDS encoding NAD-dependent deacylase: protein MKKIVVLTGAGISAESGIQTFRGADGLWEGHNVMEVASPEGFKKNPLLVLDFYNKRRQQLLMVKPNQAHQALIELETHFNTTIITQNIDDLHERAGSSSIVHLHGELLKVRSSGGTDGTDDETLDWRKDLLLGDTCPNGYQLRPHIVWFGEQVPLFDKAIEITEQADILIIIGTSMQVYPAASLVNFISQNTPIYVVDPKPSVRKNDFNNLTIIEKTAVNGVPDLVSKLIANFPR from the coding sequence ATGAAAAAAATTGTTGTTTTAACTGGTGCAGGGATTAGCGCTGAAAGCGGTATCCAAACATTTAGAGGCGCAGATGGCTTATGGGAGGGGCATAATGTGATGGAAGTAGCCTCTCCTGAGGGTTTTAAAAAAAATCCTTTATTGGTATTAGATTTTTACAACAAACGGCGCCAACAGCTATTAATGGTAAAGCCAAATCAGGCACACCAAGCGCTTATAGAACTAGAGACGCATTTTAATACGACAATCATTACCCAAAATATTGATGATTTACACGAAAGAGCGGGGAGTTCTTCGATCGTACATTTGCATGGCGAATTATTAAAAGTAAGAAGTTCTGGAGGAACAGATGGCACTGATGATGAAACTTTAGACTGGAGAAAAGACTTACTTTTAGGCGATACTTGCCCCAACGGATACCAATTACGACCTCATATTGTTTGGTTTGGCGAACAAGTGCCGCTTTTTGATAAAGCCATTGAAATCACCGAACAAGCTGATATTTTAATCATCATAGGGACTTCAATGCAAGTTTATCCCGCCGCAAGTTTAGTGAATTTTATTTCGCAAAACACACCTATCTATGTGGTAGACCCAAAACCTAGTGTCCGGAAAAACGATTTTAATAATTTAACCATTATAGAGAAAACCGCTGTTAACGGCGTGCCAGATTTAGTGAGCAAGCTAATTGCAAATTTTCCCAGATAA
- a CDS encoding metallophosphoesterase produces MKLSRRIFIKRLFLSGLGIAGIVYLDSFWIEKYIIDWNEHDLSESSKDKIKIIQLSDLHLKEIKYFHKTIAERINSELPDVIVFTGDTISRRNSLNIFEELLNLINPKILKILILGNKEYDARVSLEVLKKAFAPFNGYVLVNENFGYTKNKRRINILGIDDYLHGTPDFNAAVSTIEDSSLETIVLNHCPAYTDTIDELNKSTKIPIKMVLSGHTHGGQVTFFGREIYTPDGSGRYLKGWYTSGNTKMYVSKGIGTTVLPLRFFARAEASIFYL; encoded by the coding sequence ATGAAATTAAGCCGAAGAATTTTTATAAAAAGACTTTTTTTAAGTGGATTGGGTATTGCTGGTATTGTGTACTTAGATAGCTTTTGGATAGAAAAATATATCATCGATTGGAATGAGCATGATCTTTCTGAAAGCAGCAAGGATAAAATTAAAATCATCCAGTTATCCGACTTACATTTAAAGGAAATAAAATATTTCCACAAAACTATAGCTGAAAGAATTAACAGCGAACTACCTGATGTCATTGTGTTTACTGGGGATACCATTTCACGACGAAACAGCTTAAATATCTTTGAAGAATTATTAAACCTTATCAATCCAAAAATCTTAAAAATTCTTATTTTAGGGAATAAAGAGTATGATGCTAGAGTATCTTTAGAAGTGCTAAAAAAAGCTTTTGCTCCCTTTAATGGCTACGTACTTGTCAATGAAAATTTTGGGTACACCAAAAACAAAAGACGTATTAATATTTTAGGGATTGATGATTATTTACATGGCACACCTGACTTTAATGCCGCTGTCTCCACCATAGAGGATTCAAGCCTAGAAACCATAGTGCTAAACCACTGCCCAGCGTACACAGACACCATTGACGAATTAAATAAAAGCACAAAAATCCCAATAAAAATGGTGCTATCAGGGCATACTCATGGGGGGCAAGTCACCTTTTTTGGGCGTGAAATATACACACCAGACGGTAGCGGTCGCTATTTAAAAGGTTGGTATACTTCAGGCAATACCAAAATGTATGTCTCAAAAGGGATAGGCACAACTGTTCTACCCTTGCGATTTTTTGCCAGAGCAGAAGCTTCCATTTTTTATCTATAA
- a CDS encoding S41 family peptidase — protein sequence MKKNFILLASVAIALCTSCKKDEQTEQEVIVADVELANEVNEFIWKGMNAWYLWQNEVPVLADNRFIDNNEFYTYLNGFSEPRDLYNAVQSSKDRFSGIVDDYDILFNSFAGVAKTTGVEYSLTRPPEGGTSVVGVVRYIINGSDAAAKGIQRGDIFYAVNGTPLFAETNADGRITNSNLNLLSADTYTLNFATISNGSTTPNDVNISLTQQELTENPIHISKIIETGGKKIGYIMYNSFTSNFDDELNTAFLEFKNANIDELVLDLRYNLGGSVTSSTRLASMITGQFNGQLFSKEKWNGKWTRLLGSDNAFVSRIDNDLINSVGMTRVFVIATDDSASASELLINGLTPYINVVHIGDVTVGKNEFSITLLDNPNQQADLTDGSKISFPYANFFSTTLQNANKNHKYALQPLVGTNENAAGFSEFTTGLVPDFSQPESLGNLGQLGEINEPLLAVAIAQITGATGKSFLTPVAENLKIKTISSSNSLKPYRDVMLQDTEIKFK from the coding sequence ATGAAAAAGAACTTTATTCTACTAGCTTCAGTAGCAATAGCCCTATGTACAAGTTGTAAAAAAGATGAACAAACTGAACAAGAAGTAATAGTAGCCGACGTTGAACTTGCTAATGAAGTCAATGAATTTATTTGGAAAGGTATGAATGCTTGGTACCTATGGCAAAATGAAGTACCTGTATTGGCTGACAACAGATTTATCGACAACAACGAGTTCTACACGTATTTGAACGGGTTTTCTGAGCCTAGAGACCTTTATAATGCAGTGCAATCTAGTAAAGATCGTTTTAGTGGAATCGTGGACGATTATGATATCTTGTTTAATTCGTTTGCTGGTGTTGCAAAAACTACTGGTGTTGAGTATTCATTAACAAGACCTCCAGAAGGGGGCACAAGTGTAGTTGGTGTTGTTCGCTACATCATCAACGGTTCTGATGCAGCTGCTAAAGGAATTCAAAGAGGTGATATTTTTTACGCCGTTAATGGCACGCCACTCTTTGCAGAAACTAACGCTGATGGCAGAATTACGAATAGTAATTTAAATTTACTGAGTGCGGACACGTATACCTTAAACTTTGCGACAATTTCAAATGGGTCTACAACTCCAAATGATGTCAATATTTCATTAACACAGCAAGAGTTGACAGAAAATCCAATTCATATCTCCAAAATTATTGAAACCGGTGGTAAAAAAATTGGTTATATCATGTACAATAGTTTCACGAGCAACTTTGACGATGAATTAAATACAGCGTTTCTAGAGTTTAAAAATGCTAATATTGATGAGTTGGTGCTTGATCTAAGGTATAATTTAGGTGGTTCTGTAACCTCATCAACTAGGCTGGCTAGTATGATCACCGGACAATTTAATGGACAACTTTTTTCCAAAGAAAAGTGGAATGGTAAATGGACTAGACTACTCGGATCTGATAATGCTTTTGTTTCTAGAATAGATAACGATTTGATTAACAGCGTGGGTATGACCCGTGTTTTTGTAATAGCTACAGATGATAGTGCGTCTGCAAGTGAATTATTGATCAATGGCTTAACACCTTATATCAATGTAGTGCATATTGGAGATGTCACGGTAGGGAAAAATGAATTTTCAATTACCCTTCTTGATAATCCAAATCAACAAGCCGATCTTACAGATGGAAGTAAAATTAGTTTTCCGTATGCCAACTTTTTTTCTACCACCCTACAGAATGCTAATAAAAATCATAAATACGCATTACAACCACTTGTGGGTACGAACGAAAATGCCGCAGGTTTTTCGGAATTTACAACAGGCCTAGTTCCTGATTTTTCGCAACCAGAAAGTTTAGGCAATTTAGGACAGTTGGGAGAAATTAATGAGCCGCTACTTGCGGTAGCCATAGCTCAAATTACTGGTGCTACAGGGAAATCATTTTTAACACCCGTAGCTGAAAATTTAAAAATAAAAACCATAAGTAGCTCTAATAGCTTAAAGCCCTATAGAGATGTGATGCTTCAAGATACGGAAATAAAATTTAAATAA
- the purB gene encoding adenylosuccinate lyase — protein MALNKLNAISPIDGRYRNKVDKLADFFSEEALIKYRVHVEIEYFIALCEIPLPQLAGFDKTKFEALRKIYLEFTSEDAQAIKEIEKTTNHDVKAVEYFIKNKFDALHIAEHKEFIHFGLTSQDINNTAIPLSLKDAMNEVYVPQYFELLEELEALVSEWKNIPMLARTHGQPASPTRLGKEIHVYVVRLKEQFNLLNDIPSAAKFGGATGNYNAHKVAYPSIDWQSFGQEFVQEKLGLYHSFPTTQIEHYDHMAALFDNLKRINTIILDLDRDFWTYVSMDYFKQKIKAGEVGSSAMPHKVNPIDFENSEGNLGIANALFEHLSAKLPVSRLQRDLTDSTVLRNIGVPFAHTMIAFQSTLKGLNKLLLNKEKFEQDLENNWAVVAEAIQTILRREAYPNPYEALKGLTRTNEKINQGTIANFIDTLKVSESIKTELKQITPSNYTGI, from the coding sequence ATGGCTTTAAATAAATTGAATGCGATTTCACCCATAGATGGTCGCTATAGAAATAAAGTAGATAAATTAGCTGATTTTTTTTCTGAAGAAGCGCTCATAAAGTATCGTGTACATGTAGAAATTGAATATTTTATAGCGCTTTGCGAAATCCCCTTACCTCAGCTTGCGGGCTTTGACAAAACAAAATTTGAAGCCTTAAGAAAAATTTATTTAGAATTTACTTCTGAAGATGCACAGGCCATCAAAGAGATTGAAAAAACGACCAATCACGATGTAAAAGCGGTTGAATACTTTATAAAAAACAAATTTGATGCTTTGCATATAGCAGAACATAAAGAATTTATTCATTTTGGATTAACGTCTCAGGATATAAACAATACCGCCATTCCACTTTCTTTAAAAGACGCTATGAACGAGGTGTATGTACCTCAATATTTTGAGCTTCTAGAAGAATTAGAAGCCTTAGTTTCTGAGTGGAAAAACATTCCTATGCTGGCAAGAACTCATGGACAGCCAGCTTCCCCTACTCGACTAGGAAAAGAAATTCATGTGTATGTAGTGCGCCTAAAGGAGCAATTTAATTTATTGAATGATATCCCAAGTGCAGCAAAATTTGGTGGTGCAACAGGAAATTACAATGCACATAAAGTAGCATACCCAAGTATTGATTGGCAATCATTTGGACAAGAGTTTGTTCAAGAGAAATTAGGTTTATACCATTCGTTCCCAACGACCCAAATAGAGCATTATGACCATATGGCCGCTTTATTTGATAATTTAAAAAGGATAAACACCATTATTTTAGACCTAGACCGCGATTTTTGGACCTATGTGTCTATGGATTATTTTAAGCAAAAAATAAAAGCAGGGGAAGTAGGCTCATCCGCAATGCCCCACAAGGTTAACCCTATAGATTTTGAAAACTCTGAAGGAAACTTAGGTATTGCTAATGCCTTATTCGAGCACTTATCCGCAAAATTACCCGTGTCAAGATTACAAAGAGATTTAACGGATAGCACCGTGTTGCGCAATATAGGCGTACCTTTTGCACACACGATGATTGCTTTTCAATCTACCCTAAAAGGTTTAAACAAGTTATTGTTAAATAAAGAAAAGTTCGAGCAAGATTTAGAAAACAATTGGGCAGTGGTAGCCGAAGCGATTCAAACTATTTTAAGACGGGAAGCGTATCCTAACCCCTACGAAGCTTTAAAAGGCTTAACACGTACTAACGAAAAAATCAACCAAGGCACTATTGCCAATTTTATCGACACTTTAAAGGTTTCTGAAAGCATCAAAACCGAATTAAAACAAATCACACCAAGTAATTACACAGGCATTTAA
- a CDS encoding DUF4252 domain-containing protein has translation MKKMIYPLVVALALVVVSCSSNQSLEEYYVDNSENPNFISLDLPVSLLNLDKATLTPEQKTAVASLKKLNIIAFKKTVDNSSVFITEKANVKEILRNGKYEELMKINTSFGKGIMSYSGETEAIDELIVYGDSDEKGFMLVRVLGDNMNPAHLVQLMDAMKSTDFSGDQIKALGTFFE, from the coding sequence ATGAAAAAGATGATATATCCCTTAGTTGTAGCATTGGCTTTAGTCGTAGTAAGCTGCTCATCAAACCAAAGTTTAGAGGAATACTATGTAGATAACTCAGAAAACCCCAACTTTATATCACTTGATTTGCCGGTAAGCTTATTGAATTTAGATAAGGCCACATTAACTCCGGAGCAAAAAACAGCTGTTGCCTCCTTAAAAAAATTAAATATTATAGCCTTTAAGAAAACCGTAGATAATTCAAGTGTTTTTATTACAGAAAAGGCCAATGTAAAAGAAATTTTAAGGAACGGAAAATACGAAGAGTTAATGAAGATTAACACGAGTTTTGGCAAGGGAATTATGAGTTATTCAGGAGAAACTGAAGCTATAGACGAATTAATCGTCTACGGCGATAGCGATGAAAAAGGGTTTATGTTGGTACGAGTGCTAGGCGACAATATGAATCCGGCTCACTTAGTGCAATTAATGGATGCCATGAAAAGTACAGACTTTAGTGGGGATCAAATTAAAGCTTTAGGTACATTTTTCGAATAA
- a CDS encoding alpha-amylase family glycosyl hydrolase produces the protein MKKILLILLVSFFIISCKQAKKGPLLDAQTSEKLILDKPFVWEGANIYFLLTDRFKNGDTTNDLNFNRTEEPSPLRGFMGGDIKGITAKINEGYFTDLGINAIWFTPVVEQIHGATDEGTGNTYGYHGYWTKDWTALDPNFGTKNDLEEMVKTAHKYGIRILMDVVLNHTGPVTPIDPVWPSDWVRTAPACTYSDYKSTTACTLVANLPDIKTESDAEVELPEHLLAKWKKEGRLTSELDELEQFFENSGYTKTSRAYIIKWLTDYVHDLGIDGFRVDTVKHADETAWSELYTQASIAFNLWKKNNPDDVLDTQDFYMMGEVYNYGISGGRTFDFGDKKVDYYDHGFKSLLNFELKYDTKSDYETIFTKYDDLLHTSLEGKSVVNYLTSHDDGSPFDKERKKPYYSANVLLLTPGASQVYYGDESARSLEIAGTKGDATLRSFMNWEEIDSLPETRKILEHWQKLGQFRANHPAVGAGKHKMLTESPYVFQRTYINGTIEDRVVIGLNLPKGKKTLSVKDFFSDGTKLFDSYSKTSLEVRDGKVILDSDFDIALLEIQS, from the coding sequence ATGAAAAAAATACTTCTAATTCTACTCGTATCCTTTTTTATAATATCATGTAAACAAGCCAAAAAAGGACCTTTACTTGATGCCCAAACTTCTGAGAAATTAATTTTAGACAAACCTTTTGTTTGGGAAGGTGCCAATATCTATTTTCTTTTAACTGACCGCTTTAAAAACGGAGATACCACCAATGACCTTAATTTTAATAGGACCGAAGAACCTTCTCCATTAAGGGGTTTTATGGGTGGTGATATTAAAGGAATTACCGCTAAAATTAATGAGGGTTATTTTACAGACCTGGGTATTAATGCCATTTGGTTTACGCCTGTAGTAGAACAAATTCATGGAGCTACTGACGAAGGCACCGGAAATACTTATGGGTATCATGGGTATTGGACTAAAGATTGGACTGCCTTGGACCCCAATTTTGGCACTAAAAATGATTTGGAAGAAATGGTAAAAACTGCCCATAAATACGGTATTCGTATTTTAATGGATGTAGTGCTAAACCATACTGGTCCAGTAACCCCAATAGATCCTGTTTGGCCTTCTGATTGGGTGAGAACTGCACCGGCGTGCACTTATAGTGATTATAAAAGCACTACAGCCTGTACCTTGGTCGCTAATTTACCCGATATTAAAACAGAGAGTGATGCAGAAGTTGAACTTCCCGAACACTTACTGGCGAAATGGAAAAAAGAAGGTAGATTGACCTCAGAGTTAGATGAATTAGAGCAGTTTTTTGAGAATTCAGGTTATACAAAAACCTCTAGAGCCTATATCATTAAATGGTTAACAGATTATGTGCACGATTTAGGTATTGATGGCTTTAGAGTAGATACTGTAAAGCATGCAGATGAAACTGCATGGAGTGAACTATACACTCAAGCTTCGATCGCCTTTAATTTGTGGAAAAAAAATAACCCAGATGATGTCTTAGATACCCAAGATTTTTATATGATGGGCGAAGTATACAATTATGGTATTTCTGGAGGTAGGACATTTGATTTTGGAGATAAAAAGGTAGACTATTACGACCACGGCTTTAAAAGTTTACTCAACTTTGAACTGAAGTATGATACTAAGAGTGATTATGAAACTATTTTTACAAAATATGATGACTTGCTGCATACATCATTAGAAGGAAAAAGTGTCGTGAACTACCTAACTTCGCATGATGATGGGAGTCCTTTTGACAAAGAACGCAAAAAGCCTTATTATTCAGCGAATGTACTTTTGTTAACCCCTGGAGCCTCTCAAGTGTATTACGGTGATGAAAGTGCTAGAAGCTTAGAGATAGCGGGTACAAAAGGTGACGCTACTTTACGTTCCTTTATGAATTGGGAAGAAATTGACAGTCTACCTGAAACAAGAAAAATACTCGAACATTGGCAAAAATTAGGTCAATTTAGAGCGAACCATCCGGCTGTTGGGGCTGGAAAACATAAAATGCTCACGGAGTCACCTTATGTATTTCAAAGAACCTATATAAATGGCACTATAGAAGATAGGGTAGTCATAGGCCTAAACTTACCAAAAGGAAAAAAAACATTGTCTGTAAAAGATTTTTTTAGCGATGGTACTAAATTATTTGACAGCTATTCCAAAACCTCATTAGAAGTAAGGGATGGTAAGGTAATTTTAGATTCTGATTTTGATATTGCTTTACTAGAAATACAATCCTAA
- a CDS encoding DUF4252 domain-containing protein: MKTISLFLIATLLPILGFSQSLFDPFENMDNVSSIVVNKNMINLVSSLGIDENDQDAKDFLAIASGLQSLKVFITEDQKASIKMTKAVGSYLKSSKLEELMRVKSEDVNVRFYVREGRKDTHVKELLMFTSGIENIKEASIGNRQVETVLLTMTGDIDLEKISALTNKMNLPKELNQAKRSK, translated from the coding sequence ATGAAAACAATCAGTTTATTTTTAATCGCAACACTATTGCCAATTTTAGGATTTTCACAATCCCTATTTGATCCTTTTGAAAACATGGATAATGTATCGTCAATAGTAGTTAATAAAAACATGATCAACCTTGTCAGTTCTCTCGGAATTGATGAAAATGATCAGGATGCAAAAGATTTTTTAGCTATCGCAAGTGGATTACAAAGCCTAAAAGTTTTTATTACAGAAGATCAAAAGGCTTCCATAAAAATGACCAAAGCCGTCGGTAGCTATTTAAAATCTTCAAAACTGGAAGAATTAATGCGCGTAAAAAGTGAGGATGTCAATGTAAGATTTTACGTAAGAGAAGGCCGAAAAGATACCCATGTAAAAGAACTTTTAATGTTTACTTCAGGAATTGAAAATATTAAGGAAGCAAGCATTGGGAATCGGCAGGTAGAAACGGTTTTACTAACGATGACGGGAGATATAGATTTAGAAAAAATTAGTGCTCTAACCAATAAAATGAACCTTCCTAAAGAACTCAACCAAGCAAAGAGAAGTAAATAA